One region of Fibrobacter sp. genomic DNA includes:
- a CDS encoding SPASM domain-containing protein — translation MRKPITIDAFGDVRMCNHSPVITGNIFRESIRSIFNSEYVKSWDTTTPLYCRDCVKWEKCRGGCRAASEQLGGSLLAEDPIVGLMKLVDQGADPTPLLSSPSTL, via the coding sequence ATGAGAAAACCGATAACAATCGATGCATTCGGGGATGTGCGGATGTGCAATCATTCGCCTGTGATTACCGGGAATATCTTCAGAGAATCCATAAGATCCATATTCAATTCGGAATATGTAAAATCCTGGGATACAACCACTCCCCTGTATTGCCGGGATTGTGTAAAATGGGAAAAGTGCCGTGGTGGGTGCCGTGCTGCTTCTGAGCAGCTTGGAGGATCACTGTTGGCTGAAGATCCTATTGTCGGACTGATGAAGTTAGTGGATCAGGGGGCAGATCCTACTCCACTTTTATCATCACCATCGACTTTGTGA
- a CDS encoding bifunctional folylpolyglutamate synthase/dihydrofolate synthase codes for MSIKAADVRKHLFSLTARGIKFDLKRIIEASNRIGVPHSAYKCIHVAGTNGKGSTCAYIESILRTSGFKTGLFTSPHILNFEERFQIDGKIISEDLWLGAYEKLSGIIDKLKLTFFEASTLIAFDLFKATGVEWAVFETGMGGRLDATNIISPVVSVISSVSMDHMEFLGDNLLSVFREKLGIVKKNTPLILAANPDEDVMRLARKVCSEAGADLTVVSSDGLDSQQTPAGTRFSYNGQIYDIQLRGSFQLLNSLLAINAVRKAGISDDTIIKEGLLKANLPGRFQKIEISGKNVIFDVGHNPEAAEAFITALQANFPNKKACIVTGIMKDKDTAGIIANYLKVAETIIFTQPGTERAESAQNLLSRVPPEKQLKCFVIPDVASAVKAALCGKEELVCIAGSFYTVSEGFSALGIKPF; via the coding sequence ATGTCAATTAAGGCCGCTGATGTCCGGAAGCACCTCTTTTCCCTCACTGCCAGGGGAATCAAGTTTGATCTCAAACGCATTATTGAGGCTTCAAATCGAATTGGCGTCCCCCACAGTGCTTATAAGTGCATCCATGTAGCAGGCACAAACGGTAAAGGATCAACCTGCGCCTACATAGAATCTATCCTGCGTACATCAGGATTTAAAACCGGGCTTTTTACTTCTCCCCATATTCTGAATTTTGAAGAGCGTTTCCAGATAGACGGGAAAATCATCTCGGAGGACCTCTGGCTTGGTGCCTACGAAAAACTGTCCGGGATTATAGATAAGCTTAAGCTTACTTTCTTTGAGGCCTCAACACTGATTGCTTTTGATCTTTTTAAAGCAACCGGTGTGGAATGGGCTGTATTTGAGACAGGGATGGGGGGACGTCTCGATGCTACAAACATCATTTCACCCGTTGTGTCGGTCATTTCAAGTGTATCCATGGACCACATGGAATTTCTGGGAGACAATCTGTTATCTGTGTTCCGGGAAAAACTTGGGATAGTGAAAAAGAACACACCTTTGATTCTGGCTGCAAACCCAGATGAAGATGTTATGAGGCTGGCAAGGAAAGTTTGCAGCGAGGCAGGGGCAGATCTGACAGTTGTTTCCTCAGATGGTTTGGATTCTCAACAGACACCAGCAGGAACCCGTTTTTCCTATAACGGGCAGATTTACGATATTCAGCTGCGCGGCTCTTTTCAGTTATTGAACAGCCTGCTGGCAATAAATGCTGTCAGGAAAGCCGGAATTAGCGATGATACAATCATCAAAGAAGGACTTTTAAAAGCAAATCTCCCGGGAAGATTCCAGAAGATAGAGATTTCCGGGAAAAATGTAATTTTCGATGTTGGTCACAATCCCGAAGCTGCAGAGGCGTTTATCACTGCGCTGCAGGCAAATTTCCCCAATAAAAAAGCCTGTATTGTAACTGGAATAATGAAAGACAAGGATACTGCAGGTATAATAGCCAACTACCTCAAAGTTGCAGAAACCATCATTTTTACTCAACCCGGGACAGAAAGGGCGGAATCTGCCCAAAACCTGCTTTCCCGGGTTCCACCAGAAAAGCAGTTAAAGTGTTTTGTTATACCGGACGTTGCAAGTGCTGTAAAAGCAGCACTTTGTGGTAAAGAGGAACTGGTGTGTATCGCCGGTTCTTTTTACACGGTGAGCGAAGGTTTTTCTGCACTGGGAATTAAACCTTTTTAA